The genomic region TATGGTAGGTATGCTCAATAAAGCTTTGACCACCAAACCCTGGGTTAACACTCATTACAAGTACTATGTCGATATCCTTGATCACATCTTTCAATAAATCTACATTAGTGTGAGGATTTATCGCTACACCGGCTTTCATACCTTCTGCTTTTATGGCTTGTAATGTTCTATGTAAGTGGGGGCAGGCTTCATAATGTACGGTAAGATGGTTGGCGCCAAGATCAGCGAATTCTTTTATATATCGATCTGGATCTACAATCATAAGATGCACATCCAGTGGCTTTTTGGCATGTTTGTTAATTGCCTGTAGCACCGGCATTCCAAAGGAAATATTGGGTACAAAAACACCATCCATAATATCAACGTGAAACCACTGGGCCTGGCTTTTATTAACGGTTTCTATGTCGCGTTGCAGATTTGCAAAATCAGCGGCGAGTAGGGAAGGGGCAATTATCTTTTCTTTCATTGTAACAGCATGTTTCTCTAACAAAAATACTAAGAATATGTTTGAAGCGTAAAGAATTAGAGGAAAAGCTTTCACGGTTTCCCTATCGACCTATAATTGAATATCTTTGAAAAAAACTAAAGGAAAATACCATGATTTTTATCGAAAATGAAGGAAATAACGACCCGTTTTTAAACCTGGCACTAGAAGAGTATATACTAAGAAACTTTGATGAAGGGCAGGATTACCTGTTGTTTTACATTAATGAACCCTCGATTATTATCGGTAGAAATCAAAACACGCTTGAAGAGATTAATCATTCTTATGTTGAAGAAAAAAATATTAAAGTAGTACGAAGAATTTCTGGAGGTGGAGCGGTATACCATGATTTCGGAAATTTGAATTTTAGTTTTATTACCGATTATGATGTTAAAAGTTTAAATAACTTTAGAAAGTTTACGGAGCCGGTAATTAAAGTACTGAATAAAATAGGAGTGCCGGCTGAGTTAAAAGGCAGGAACGATATTGTAGTTAATGATCGTAAAATATCTGGAAATGCTCAGTTTAGCAGTGTAAAAAGAATGTTTAGTCATGGTACTTTATTGCTAGATTCAGATTTGGATGAGGTCACTCGGGCGTTGCAGGTAAAAATGAGCAAGATTCAGTCTAAAGGGCATAAATCGGTTCGCAGTCGTGTGGCTAATATTAGTGAATTTCTAGAGGAGTCATTAGATATCGAAAGCTTCCGAACTATTATTTTAAAGGGGTTGTACGAAGAACGCGAAGAATTCGAAACTTATCATTTAACGGCAGAGGAGTGGGAAGAAGTACGCCAATTAAAGACTGAGAAGTACGAAGCCTGGGATTGGAATTACGGGCGATCGCCTAAATTTAATATTCAGCGTACCAGTCGTTTCCCAGTGGGAGAGATTGATTTACGTATTTTTGTAAATAAAGGCTACATTGAAGAATTTAAGATCTTTGGGGATTTCTTTGGGAAAGAACCTGTATCAGATATCGAAAATAAACTAATTGGTGCCCGCTATGAAAAACTAGAAATAGAGTCGCTTTTAGCCAATATCGATACAAGATTTTATTTTGGAGATCTGCCTAAAAAAGATTTTATAAATCTTGTGTATGGAGAAGATGAGGAATAATTCCTCAAAAATTGGGTGCCATCAGGATTTAATCTACAAATGCTTTTAAAATGTTTTTCACAGTATTCTGGGAAGCACTATCTAAACATTTAATATAATCAAGATAGCTAATATCCTGTGATAAATTGCTGGTTCTTTTCGATAGAAAGGTAGCTTCATAACCATTAAATTCAGTGTTTTTAATTTCTTTATTAAAAATTTTTATCAGATTTCGATGTCTGCTATCTTTAGCAATATTATCGAAAAGTTCTTTAATGATAGATCTTTCTCCTTCTATCACCTGAAAAAAATTGCCTTCTGAAGATAATAAAATCCCAGTGATGCTATGATCTATATTCCAGTTTTCGGTATAGGAGAGAACACTATCAATGTCTTTTTCTTCAATATAAGGAGAAGCTGTACTTACGTAGCAGATTGCCCATCTTTCCATAGTTTAAATAAAAATCGTTTAAAGACTACAATTAAAGAATTAATTGTAAGGATTTTATTAAATCTTTGTTAGAATTTATTATAAATGAAGCGACCCCGGGTCATCACTCCGGGGTCATTCATCAATCAAAAAACGAACAGTTATTTTCATGGTTAGGGTCATCACTCCCCACCACTAAACTGTTGTCATCTTAAATATCTTTTATTCTCTATTTCAATAGTAGTCAAAAGTAATGCCATTATAAAAAATAAATGCAGCTATGCTGCACCATAAATCAGTCAGCTAATTTAGTAAGTTTCAATTAGAATCAATAAATTTTAATTTAAGTTTAATAATTGATGCTAAAATAGGAGTGAAGTTATATTATAAAATGAAGCGACCCCGGGTCATCACTCCGGGGTCATTCATCAATCAAAAAACGAACAGTTATTTTCATGGTTGGGTCATCACTCCCACCACTAAACTGTTGTCATCTTAAATATGTTTAACCTAAATAGGTTTTTAAAATCTTACTGCGAGATGTATGTTTTAATCTTCTAATCGCTTTTTCTTTAATTTGTCTTACGCGCTCACGAGTAAGATCAAAAGTTTCGCCAATTTCTTCAAGAGTCATAGGATGTTGATCTCCTAATCCAAAATACAAGCGAATAACATCAGCCTCACGTGGTGTAAGTGTTTCTAAAGCACGTTCGATCTCTGTTCTTAGTGATTCATGAAGAAGATCTTTATCCGGGTTTGGGGACTCACCAGATCGTAATACATCATATAGGTTAGAATCTTCACCTTCTACTAAAGGAGCATCCATAGATACGTGACGACCAGAGTTTTTCATAGACTCTTTCACGTCATTAATGGTCATATCCAGCTCTTTTGCAATTTCTTCAGCACTTGGTGGGCGCTCGTGAGATTGCTCTAAGAAAGCAAAGGTTTTATTGATCTTATTGATAGATCCAATTTTGTTAAGCGGTAAACGTACAATACGAGATTGCTCCGCCAAAGCCTGTAAGATAGATTGTCTAATCCACCAAACAGCATACGATATAAATTTAAAGCCACGAGTTTCATCAAAACGTTTCGCAGCTTTAATAAGTCCTAAATTTCCTTCGTTAATAAGATCGGGAAGAGTTAATCCCTGGTTCTGATATTGTTTTGCTACAGAAACAACAAAACGTAAATTCGCTTTTGTTAATTTCTCTAAGGCACGGTTATCACCCGCTTTAATTCGTTGTGCTAATTCTACCTCTTCGTCTGCGGTAATTAAATCTACTTTACCTATTTCCTGCAAATACTTATCCAGCGAAGCAGTTTCACGGTTAGTTACCTGCTTCGTAATTTTAAGTTGTCTCATCTATCTTCTCCTTGGGTTTTAATTGTGAATAGCTCTTGTATATAGTTATACGTAAGAAGACCGAAAAATGTTACAAAATGTTTACGCAATTTTTTATGGGTGTTATTTAAAATGGCTGTCTTAGACCAATATTTTAGCTATAAACAGAAGTATTTTGTAGTAAATACGGGCTTTTGGAACAAATCCATAAATCCATTGCGTAAAAATGATTCGCAACAAAAAAATAAAATAAAAATAAAAAAGGCTTCGAATTTTCGAAGCCTTTTTCATACTATATGATCATTAATAGAATTATTTTCTATCGTTTCTTGGTTTGCGATCTTCACGTTTACCGTGTTCACGATCACCACCTTCTTTACGTTCTGGACGCTCTGGTCTTGGAAGTAAAGCTTTTCTAGAAACTTTTTCTTTTCTTGTTTTTGGATCTACACCAAAATATTTTACATCAATAACATCACCAAGGTTTACAACATCGGTCACATTATTTGTACGTTCCCAGGCAAGTTCAGAAATATGAAGTAAAACTTCGTTTCCTGGAGCTTCTATATACTCTACCACTGCACCAAAATCCAGAAGTTTGATTACTTTAACTTCGTAAACACTTCCTTTCTCTGGTTTAAAAGTGATGGAATCGATTTTAGCAAGAACTTTATCGATACCTTCCTGACTGGTACCAAGAATTTCTACAATACCTTCTTCTGTAACAGGATCTTCGTTAATAACGATTTCTGTTTTTGTTTCTTTTTGTAGTTCCTGAATTACTTTACCACCTGGCCCAATTAAAGCACCTATATAATCTCCAGGAATTCTTCTGGTAATAATTTTTGGAGAATGTGCTTTTACATTTGCATTTGGTTCAGCAATCGTATCGGTTAATTTTTCAAGAATATGTAATCTTCCATCACGAGCCTGCTTAAGTGCCTTTACTAAAATTTCGTAGGAAAGTCCTTTAATTTTAATATCCATCTGGCAAGCGGTAATACCATCTGCAGTACCGGTAACTTTAAAGTCCATATCCCCTAAGTGATCTTCATCACCAAGAATATCAGAAAGTACAGCGAAATCTTCGCCATCAGAGATTAATCCCATAGCGATCCCTGAAACTGGTTTTTTTAGCTGAATTCCCGCATCCATTAGGGCCATTGTACCAGCACAAACAGTTGCCATAGAAGAAGAACCGTTGGATTCTAAGACTTCAGAAACGACACGCACTGTATAAGGGCAATCTGAAGGGATCATTCCTTTTAATGCTCTTTGTGCAAGGTTACCGTGACCAATCTCTCTTCTGGAAGTACCTCTAATAGGATAGGCTTCACCGGTAGAGAAAGGAGGGAAGTTATAATGTAAGTAGAAATTTTCTTCACCTTGTTGAGTTGGAAGATCTACCTGATTTGCTTCTCTAGAAGTACCTAGTGTTACGGTAGCAAGCGCCTGGGTTTCCCCTCTGGTAAATATAGAAGAACCGTGTGGAGAAGGTAAATAATCTACTTCACACCAGATGGGTCTGATTTCAGTAGTTTTTCTACCATCTAAACGAATTCCTTCTTTAAGAACAACGTCTCGTACTGCTTTTTTATGAGCATCACTAAAATAAGAACTAATAAGTTTTTGTTTCTCTTCAAGTTCTTCTTCAGAAAACATCGCTAAAACTTCTTCCTTTAAATTAGAAATAGCTTCGCTTCTTTCGTGTTTGGTGCTTCCCTGCTTAGCGACATCGTAAGCTTTCTGGTAAACAGCATCGTATATTTTTTGTTTTAAATCCTCGTCTTCTTCGGTAACTTCATACTCGCGAATCTCAGTTTTTCCAGCAGCTTTTCTCAATCTTGTTTGAGCTTCACACTGAACTTTAATCGCTTCATGAGCAAATTTGATGGCTTCTGCCATTTCTTCTTCAGAAATTTCATCCATCTCACCTTCAACCATCATTACAGAATCTGCGGAAGCTCCAACCATCATATCAAGGTCGGCTTTTTCTAGCTGTTCAAAACTTGGGTTGATAACCAGTTCTCCGTCAATACGTGCTACTCTAACTTCTGAAATTGGAGTTTCAAAAGGAATGTCTGAAACCTGGATAGCGGCTGAAGCAGCTAAACCAGCCAGAGCGTCTGGCATTACTTCAGGATCATGAGACATCAACTGAATCATTACCTGAGTTTCGAACTTATAATCTTTAGGGAAAAGAGGTCTTAATACACGATCTACTAATCGCATTACAAGAATTTCTTCACTACTTGGTCTTGCTTCACGCTTAAAATATCCTCCAGGAAATCGTCCTGCTGCAGCAAATTTTTCCCGATAATCTAATGTTAAAGGGAAAAAATCCATCGTAGTAGGTGTGTAAGATGATACTACGGTACATAAAAGCATGGCGTCTCCCATTCTAACAACAACAGAGCCGTGTGCCTGTTTTGCCAGTTTTCCGGTTTCGATCGAGATTTCTCTTCCATCTCCAAGATCGATAACCTCTTTAAAAGTTTGTGGAATCATAAATTTTGAATATTTGATCTGAATAACTTCACCAGATCTATTTTGTTAAACAAAGGTCTTTCCGTCTTTATCTGGACGGCCAGGAGTTGTGTTGTTGTCGTTGCAGGCAGACCAATGAAAAACTACCCTTTTTGGGTGACAATTTCTAAAATAGGAGTCATCCTAAATTGTAAAGAACTTATTTTTGGGTATTTACAGCTACCCAGACTGTATAAAAAAAGGGGGCAAAAAGCCCCCTGAAAATTATTTTCTTAATCCTAGTTCCTTAATAATGGCACGATATCTCATGATATCCTTTTTCATTAAGTAATCAAGAAGGCTTCTTCTTTTACCTACCAATCTTACTAGAGAACGCTCTGTATTAAAATCTTTACGATTACTTTTTAAGTGATCAGATAAGTGAGAGATTCTGTAAGTGAATAATGCAATTTGTCCTTCAGCGGAACCAGTGTTGGATTTTCCTTCACCGTACTTTTCGAAGATTTCTTCCTTCTTTTCTTTAGTTAAATACATTCCAATATTATTTAAATGATTTTTATGTATTGACAGCTTTTCTGTCAGGCCGCAAATGTACTACTTTTTTGTATAAATGCTATTTATTCTTGGAATTTTATTGCCACAGGGCAAGGGATATAATACTGTTTTCCTATTCACTAATGTTTAAAAAGGGTTCCAAATGTATATCTCTTATTCTTGCCTTGATATTCTTTGTTTTTATTGCTTTTAAGCTCTTACCGGTTGATTTTGGATAAGATCCAGGTAAAGATTTACTTTATTCTTAAGTTCAGATCTTTTAGTGATAAAATCTAAAAACCCGTGTTCTTTCAAAAATTCTGAGGTTTGGAAATCTTTTGGAAGGTCTTTACCTGTTGTGTCCTTAACGACACGAGGTCCGGCAAACCCAATAAGTGCGCCAGGTTCAGAAATATTAATATCCCCTAACATCGCAAACGAAGCGGTCGTTCCTCCCGTGGTAGGATCTGTACATAAAGAAATATAAGGAAGTTTAGCTTCAGCTAATTGCGCTAATTTTACTGAAGTTTTAGCTAGCTGCATTAAAGAAAGAGCAGCTTCCTGCATTCTGGCACCACCAGATTTAGAAATGATCATAAAAGGCAGGTTGTTTTTGATCGCATAATCTGCAGCTCGTGCGATTTTTTCACCTACCACAGAACCCATAGAACCTCCAATAAATTTAAAATCCATGCAGGCAATAACAAGTTCTTTTCCTTTAGATTTTCCTACGGCTGTTCTTACGGCATCTTTAAGTCCTGTTTTATCCTGAGCTGTTTTTAAACGATCAGTATATTTTTTGGTATCCTTAAAGTTAAGCGGATCTTTGGCAGAAAGTCCTTTATCTAATTCTTTGTATTTGTTGTCATCAAAAAGAATCTGGAAATATTCGTTACTCCCTATTCTTACATGATATCCGTCTTCAGGACTTACATAGAAATTGCTTTCTAATTGTTCTGCATCAACGATTTTTCCGGTTGGGGACTTATACCATAAGCCTTTAGGAACATCCTTTTTCTCCTCAGTAGGGGTTTGGATACCTTTTTGTGTTCTTTTAAACCAAGCAGCAGCCATAGTATTTCAGGTTTTTATCTCTTCCGTTCAATCAGCTTCATTTACGAAAGAGCAATTAATATCAAAAAATAAAAAAACAGCTGAAATTAGATAATCTCAGCTGTTCGTTAAGCTTATTCTTATAAAGTATTTACATTGTTAAGATCTTCGAAAGCTTTCTTTAAACGAGCTTTAAAAGTTAGTTCTCCTTCACGTACCCATTTTCTTGGGTCATAGTACTTTTTGTTAGGAGAATCTTCACCATCAGGGTTACCAATTTGCGAAGCAAGATAATCCTTGTTGTCGCTCATGTAATCTCTAATTCCTTCCAGGTATGCATATTGAAGATCTGTGTCGATATTCATTTTAATCACTCCGTATCCAATAGCCTCACGAATTTCTTCTACTGTAGACCCACTACCACCATGGAAAACAAAGTCGATGTGGTTTTCTTCAACATTGTATTTTTTTGTGATGTATTCTTGAGAGTCTCTTAGGATAGTTGGTGTAAGTTTTACGTTTCCAGGTTTGTAAACTCCATGAACGTTTCCAAAAGCAGCAGCGATAGTGAACTGGTCACTAACTTTGCTTAATTCTTCATAAGCGAAAGCTACTTCCTCTGGTTGTGTATATAATTTGGAAGCATCAACATCACTGTTATCAACTCCGTCTTCTTCACCACCGGTAATACCTAACTCAATTTCAAGAGTCATTCCCATCTTGCTCATACGCTCAAGATATTTTTTACAAATCTCAAGGTTTTCTTCCAGGGGTTCTTCACTTAAATCGATCATGTGAGAACTATAAAGTGGTTTTCCGGTTTTTTCGAAATGCGCTTCGCTGGCATCCAGTAAACCATCAATCCATGGTAAAAGTTTTTTGGCACAATGATCTGTATGCATAATTACGGTAGCTCCATAAGCTTCAGCTAATGTTTGTACATGTTTTGCACCGGCAATACCGCCAGCGATTGCAGCTTTTTGACCTTCGTTAGAAAGACCTTTACCACCATTAAATTGTGCACCTCCGTTAGAAAATTGAATAATAACAGGAGAATTTAATTCAGCAGCAGTTTCTAATACAGCATTAATACTGCTTGAGCTAATTACGTTTACAGCAGGAAGAGCAAAGCCTTTCTCTTTAGCGTAATTAAATATTTCTTGTACTTCTTTTCCGGTTGCTACACCAGGTTTAATGTTGTGACTCATAATTTAAGTTGAATTAGGTTTACAAAAATAATAAAATAAACTGGCTTAGAAAGGATAATTGATCCCAACATTATATACTGCACTACCAAAATTATATTCTTTAAACCATCTGTTACCTAATACTCTGGCAGGATTGTAAGTTTTAAAACCAATGTCAAAACGAAGGATAAAGAAATTAAAGTCGTAGCGTAAACCAAAACCAGAACCTACGGCAAGATCCTGCAGGTCTGCAAAAGACGTAAAGGTAGAAGCATCGTCTTCTACTATATCAAGTACATTCCAGATATTGCCTATATCAACAAAAAATGCACTATTTAAAGATCCAAAAAGATTATAGCGGTGTTCAATATTAAACGCTAGTTTCATGTTGGCTTCATTAAATTCATTACGTCCTCCACTGCTCCCCGGTCCAAGGTCATAGGCTTGCCATGCGCGATTATCATTAGGGCCACCGGCAAAGAAACTTCGGGTAAAAGGGATGCTGTTGGCGTTTCCGTAAGGGATAGCGACCCCGCCAAAAGCTCTAATGGCAAAAATGTTATCATGCCCCAAATCCCAGTGTTTGATAAAATCGACTTCCGGTTTTACATATTGTGAAAAATTTACGCCTAAGATATCGTAATTGCCATTTTGATTTTTATCCAGATTGGCAATACCGGCTACTGCCGATAAAAAGTTTCCCGCAGTTTCAATTTTAAAACGAAATCGGGTAAACTCGCGGTCGTAAAGATTATCTTTTGTATTCCATAAATACGTATAGTTAGAAGCGAAAATTAAATTGTTTTCTGTAAGTCGTTGTTTTCTTTCCCCAATATTTCTAACGATCTGCGATTGTTCATTGGTTAATCCTGTAGTAGCGCTACGATTATTCTGAATATCATTTATAAAGGCATCAGCGCCATTAGGAATGGTAAGATTTCCGTTACCGTTTAAATATGCGGGATCAGTAACCACATTCACAGAGTTTACAACTTCGTTTAGATCCTGATACGAGCTGCGATAGACATTAAAATAATTAGCAGCATTAAGGTTTCTTACGTATTGAATATCCAGCAAATCAAAACTGTTTGAAAGCTTTCTGGAAGGGGACCATTTATAATTCAATTCTCCTGTAATGTTTTGTTTATCAAGCCCAATATTGGTCTGTGTGCTTACCCCAAGACTTAAAGAGGTAAACGGAGACATATATTTTGGAATAAATCTTTCGGTATTAAAGGGTAAAAATATCCTGGGAAAACTTAGGCTTACGTCCGCTCCAATTTCGGTAATATCAAAAAACTGATCCTGGTTACTGGAAGTTACAGCATCTTTAGAAGATCCTACGCTACCCCGGGCCGAAATTTCGAAATTTTCAGCACCACCAAAAACATTTCGTATTAATAAAGAACCTCCAAAACCAATTCCAAATTGCTGGATATTGGACTGAGAAACGTCAAAATTGAACCCTAACGAATATTTTTGTTGCGGAGTTAAGAAAATATTGGTAATTAAATCGGTGCCGGTGCTATCTGCCGGGTCTGGCATGTACTGGATATTAGGATATTTAAAAACACGATAAGAATTTAGACGGTTATAAGTACGGGTGCGATCAATATCACGGTAAATTCGCCCGGGCCTTATAAAAATAGCATCAGTAATAGCATCGGGTTTAAAATCCAGCTCGTCATAGGAATATAGATAATAACCACCCTTTACCTGTGCACTATCTAAAAGAGGTTTATTTTTATTTACAAATTTATAATCGGTAATAATGTTTACCCTACTAATTTTGTGAATTTTAAATGTTTTTTTTACCGTATCTTCTTCACTAGTTGGTAAATCACCAATAATAACGCTGGTATTTACATTGTGATTAGTATTAATGGTATCAGCATCAAAACTTATATATTCCTGTTCGAAATCATAAATTCCATTATTTCTGAATAGGGTAGTTAAACGATCTCTTTCGGCATTAAAATCTAAGGTTTTGTATTGTACGCCAGATTTTATGAGTGAGTTTTGGTCGTGTTTCTTATAAATAGAATCCAGTACAGGAGAACTAATCCTGGTTTTTATAGAATCGATATCATAAGGCGTTCCAGTCTCTACAAAATATTCAACACGGGCACGTTTTTCTTTATTTAAAGGGATTACCTCAGATTTGGTTTCTACGTTAAACCAGCCATTATTCCAGTAATAAGATTTCAATTTTTCTTCAGAATCCTGAATGTCTTTACTTCGAACTGTCACCGGTGCTTCACCGGTTCTCTTAATCCAGGCATTAAAATCTTTTTTATTTTGGATTAACTGGTCAAATTGTTTTCTAGAGAGCCGGTTTACCAGCCTCCTGAATTTGACGGAGTCCTGAATATATTTTTTATTTAATACCGAATCGATATGGGGCCTGGCCAGGTTGTAAAAGTGTAAACGTAAAGGAATGCCAAGTAAACGGGTGTTGGGCTCTTTGTCTAATTGGTTGTAAATATTTGCCTGACTAATTTTATCACCATTTACAAAAATTTCGTTTTTCTCTAATAGTTGCTGGTTCTCGTCTAAGCGTTTTACCGCATCACACGAAAATATAAAAAAGAGAACTAAAAAAAATAATGATATTTTTGCGAAAAGCCTTTTCAAACATTAGGTTTTAAAATGATCAAAAATACATTTTTTGGATGGTTAGTAAAAGCCAAATTAAATTAATAACGAGCCTGGGTCAAAAAAAGTACCGACAAAAAAATGGACTTTTTGTGGCTGAAGGAATCAAAGTAATCCGGGAGCTTTTAAATTCTGATTTTCGATTAGACAAACTATTTGCTTCTGAAACCATTTTTGATATTTCTAAAGATCAGTTTGTTTTGACTGAGGAACGCGATTTAAAGAAAATCAGTTTTCTTAAAACACCACAAACAGCTCTTGGGCTTTTTAAAATTCCGCAACAAAACCTTGGAGTTTTAGAGGATCTAACTGTCGCCTTAGATGGCGTACGTGATCCTGGAAATCTGGGTACAATAATTAGGCTTTGCGATTGGTTTGGGGTTAAAAATCTGGTGTGTAGTACAGATACGGTAGATTGTTTTAATCCAAAAGTAATCCAGTCTACCATGGGGTCCATCACCAGAGTAAATGTGGTTTATAAAAACCTTTCTGAATTTCTACAATCTCAGGATATAGTGAGTTACGGTACCTTTATGGATGGTGAAAATGTATATCAAAAAAGGCTTCAGCAAAAATCTGTTTTAGTTTTAGGAAACGAGGCTAATGGAATTAATCCGGAAATTGAAAATTTGATTTCAGAAAAAATCAGTATTCCACAATTCGGAAAATCTCAAGAAACCGAAAGTTTAAATGTAGCAACAGCTACAGCAATTTTCTTAAGTGAATTCCGCAGAAATTAACTTATAACCCTAAATTTTATGACTGGGCTTTCTTGCATTCAATTTGAAATTGGTAAAAAGAAAGGTTCCAATTTTAAATCTGGGGGTTTGGGCCAGTGATTATAATTTTCTTCTGAAAGAAGTTTGTTATCGAATCTTATTGAAAAGTGAAATTTAAAAATATGGCCCGGGTGGTCATTTTATCAATATTGCCGGTAAACTGACTATTTGGAGTGTCATCACGAACCAACTCATCGTTAAAACCAAACACGCCGCGAATAGAAGGCGTGAATTTAAAATAATAAAGATAGAAATCAATACCAAAACCAATTTCCCAGTTATAATTATTAGTCGTCATTCTAAATTGCCCATCGTAATTATCATCGGCTTTATCTTCATTGCTGGAAAGATTAGCCGAATAAGAAACTCCACCAATTATAAAGGGCCTAAAATTATTTAAACGATTCGTATTGATTTTTAACAAAAGCGGTACGTGAATATAGGTAGAATTAATCTCCCGATACCTGTTTTCTTCATTTACACCATTTCCTAAAGGAAAATAAAAACCTCTGGAAGCAAAATTTACGCC from Zunongwangia profunda SM-A87 harbors:
- the tamL gene encoding translocation and assembly module lipoprotein TamL, with protein sequence MKRLFAKISLFFLVLFFIFSCDAVKRLDENQQLLEKNEIFVNGDKISQANIYNQLDKEPNTRLLGIPLRLHFYNLARPHIDSVLNKKYIQDSVKFRRLVNRLSRKQFDQLIQNKKDFNAWIKRTGEAPVTVRSKDIQDSEEKLKSYYWNNGWFNVETKSEVIPLNKEKRARVEYFVETGTPYDIDSIKTRISSPVLDSIYKKHDQNSLIKSGVQYKTLDFNAERDRLTTLFRNNGIYDFEQEYISFDADTINTNHNVNTSVIIGDLPTSEEDTVKKTFKIHKISRVNIITDYKFVNKNKPLLDSAQVKGGYYLYSYDELDFKPDAITDAIFIRPGRIYRDIDRTRTYNRLNSYRVFKYPNIQYMPDPADSTGTDLITNIFLTPQQKYSLGFNFDVSQSNIQQFGIGFGGSLLIRNVFGGAENFEISARGSVGSSKDAVTSSNQDQFFDITEIGADVSLSFPRIFLPFNTERFIPKYMSPFTSLSLGVSTQTNIGLDKQNITGELNYKWSPSRKLSNSFDLLDIQYVRNLNAANYFNVYRSSYQDLNEVVNSVNVVTDPAYLNGNGNLTIPNGADAFINDIQNNRSATTGLTNEQSQIVRNIGERKQRLTENNLIFASNYTYLWNTKDNLYDREFTRFRFKIETAGNFLSAVAGIANLDKNQNGNYDILGVNFSQYVKPEVDFIKHWDLGHDNIFAIRAFGGVAIPYGNANSIPFTRSFFAGGPNDNRAWQAYDLGPGSSGGRNEFNEANMKLAFNIEHRYNLFGSLNSAFFVDIGNIWNVLDIVEDDASTFTSFADLQDLAVGSGFGLRYDFNFFILRFDIGFKTYNPARVLGNRWFKEYNFGSAVYNVGINYPF
- a CDS encoding TrmH family RNA methyltransferase → MVSKSQIKLITSLGQKKYRQKNGLFVAEGIKVIRELLNSDFRLDKLFASETIFDISKDQFVLTEERDLKKISFLKTPQTALGLFKIPQQNLGVLEDLTVALDGVRDPGNLGTIIRLCDWFGVKNLVCSTDTVDCFNPKVIQSTMGSITRVNVVYKNLSEFLQSQDIVSYGTFMDGENVYQKRLQQKSVLVLGNEANGINPEIENLISEKISIPQFGKSQETESLNVATATAIFLSEFRRN
- the porT gene encoding type IX secretion/gliding motility protein PorT/SprT, with translation MIRYFLLLIILFSFTQTQAQLFSKEKVQQSVDIDNKRWSWGYFLGFNTYDFNFKYDEYDPSPRTGREVGIQRNIGFNVGLLGNLKLHKNLDLRLQPGVNFASRGFYFPLGNGVNEENRYREINSTYIHVPLLLKINTNRLNNFRPFIIGGVSYSANLSSNEDKADDNYDGQFRMTTNNYNWEIGFGIDFYLYYFKFTPSIRGVFGFNDELVRDDTPNSQFTGNIDKMTTRAIFLNFTFQ